A stretch of the Corynebacterium maris DSM 45190 genome encodes the following:
- a CDS encoding alpha-1,4-glucan--maltose-1-phosphate maltosyltransferase: MTGRLGIDDVRPQISGRTHPAKAVVGEVVPVSALVWREGHDAVAATLNVTGPSGAETMAVRMTAEEFVPDRVHAVFVPDEIGTWTFRVDAWSDVFATWRNAITKKMEAGQGAAELANDLAHGVELFERAAEQTPDPHAEVLRTAAAELADESLTVAERVATALGEEATATLAAFPVRELLTRGPLCEVKVDRPKALYSSWYELFPRSTGGWDDEGNPVHGTFATTADALERVADMGFDTVYFPPIHPVGKVNRKGRNNTLTPTPTDVGSPWAIGSDEGGHDAVHPELGTMDDFRALVDRAEELGLEIALDLALQVAPDHPWATEHRDFFTVLPDGTIAYAENPPKKYQDIYPLNFDNNPEEIYAEVYRVVKFWVDNGVRTFRVDNPHTKPANFWEWLIAEIHTTDPDVIFLSEAFTRPARQYGLAKLGFTQSYSYFTWKTTKEELTEFMTDCVDNADIMRPNLFVNTPDILHESLQTGGRAMFALRAALAATMSPLWGVYSGYELYEHEAVKPGSEEYLDSEKYELRPRDYDGALERGDSLQPYLTLLNEIRRDNPALQQLRNLHFHDVDNDQIIAYSKVDPVSGNTILTVVNLDPTHPQEGTVHLDVAALGRDAGEVYPVHDLITGSTYTWGERNFVRLSPVADVAHIFRLPDVPADRREQLAWRNITDYRP, encoded by the coding sequence ATGACCGGCCGACTTGGTATCGACGATGTTCGCCCCCAGATCTCTGGGCGGACCCACCCTGCGAAGGCGGTGGTGGGCGAAGTCGTCCCCGTGTCCGCGCTGGTGTGGCGCGAGGGGCACGACGCGGTGGCGGCCACGTTGAACGTGACCGGCCCGTCCGGCGCCGAGACCATGGCCGTACGCATGACCGCCGAGGAATTCGTTCCGGACCGCGTACACGCGGTGTTCGTGCCGGACGAGATCGGCACGTGGACTTTCCGGGTCGACGCCTGGTCGGACGTGTTCGCGACCTGGCGCAACGCCATCACCAAGAAGATGGAGGCGGGGCAGGGCGCCGCGGAGCTGGCCAACGACCTGGCCCACGGCGTCGAGCTCTTCGAGCGGGCCGCGGAGCAGACCCCGGACCCGCACGCCGAGGTGTTGCGCACCGCCGCCGCAGAACTGGCCGACGAGTCCCTGACCGTGGCCGAACGCGTGGCCACCGCCCTGGGCGAGGAGGCCACGGCGACGCTGGCGGCTTTCCCGGTGCGCGAACTGCTCACCCGCGGGCCGCTGTGCGAAGTCAAGGTGGACCGCCCCAAGGCCCTCTATTCCTCGTGGTACGAGCTCTTTCCGCGTTCCACCGGCGGATGGGATGATGAGGGCAATCCGGTGCACGGCACGTTCGCGACGACCGCCGACGCCCTGGAGCGGGTCGCCGACATGGGCTTCGACACCGTCTACTTCCCACCCATCCACCCGGTGGGCAAGGTCAACCGCAAGGGCCGCAACAACACCCTGACCCCCACCCCCACCGACGTGGGTTCACCCTGGGCCATCGGTTCCGACGAGGGCGGCCACGACGCCGTGCACCCGGAGCTGGGCACCATGGACGATTTCCGGGCGCTGGTCGACCGGGCCGAGGAACTGGGCCTGGAAATCGCCCTCGACCTCGCCCTCCAGGTCGCCCCGGACCACCCCTGGGCCACCGAGCACCGCGACTTCTTCACCGTGCTGCCCGACGGCACCATCGCGTACGCGGAAAACCCGCCCAAGAAGTACCAGGACATCTACCCGCTGAACTTCGACAACAACCCGGAGGAGATTTACGCGGAGGTCTACCGCGTAGTGAAGTTCTGGGTGGACAACGGCGTACGCACCTTCCGCGTGGACAACCCGCACACCAAGCCGGCCAACTTCTGGGAGTGGCTCATCGCGGAGATCCACACCACCGACCCGGACGTGATCTTCCTGTCCGAGGCCTTCACCCGGCCCGCCCGCCAATACGGGCTGGCCAAGCTCGGCTTCACACAGTCCTACTCCTACTTCACGTGGAAAACCACGAAGGAGGAGCTCACGGAGTTCATGACCGATTGCGTCGACAACGCCGACATCATGCGCCCGAACCTCTTCGTCAACACCCCGGACATCCTGCACGAGTCGCTGCAGACCGGCGGGCGCGCGATGTTCGCCCTGCGCGCGGCGCTGGCCGCCACCATGAGCCCGCTGTGGGGCGTCTACTCCGGCTATGAGCTCTACGAACACGAAGCGGTCAAGCCGGGCAGCGAAGAGTACCTGGACTCCGAGAAATACGAGCTGCGGCCCCGCGACTACGACGGCGCGCTCGAGCGCGGTGACTCCCTCCAGCCGTACCTGACGCTGCTCAATGAGATCCGCCGCGACAACCCTGCCTTGCAGCAGCTGCGCAACCTGCACTTCCACGACGTCGACAACGACCAGATCATCGCCTACTCCAAGGTCGACCCGGTCTCCGGAAACACCATCCTCACCGTGGTCAACCTGGATCCGACCCACCCGCAGGAAGGCACCGTGCACCTCGATGTGGCGGCCCTCGGCCGCGACGCCGGCGAGGTCTACCCGGTCCACGACCTGATCACCGGGTCCACCTACACCTGGGGCGAGCGCAACTTCGTGCGCCTGTCCCCCGTCGCCGACGTCGCTCATATCTTCCGGCTTCCGGACGTGCCCGCCGACAGGCGGGAGCAGCTCGCCTGGCGCAACATCACGGATTACCGCCCGTAG
- the glgB gene encoding 1,4-alpha-glucan branching protein GlgB, translating to MTATSADSTNELLIPEGDLQRLLICQHHAPHDFYGWHPLPSGGSVIRTRQLGAVNVEILIHNESCPMEHIGDDIWAIRLKDKLAPDYRFAVTYPEAKMDLVADPYHFLPTVTDFDLHLIGEGRHERLWEALGAHVHSYETSLGEVAGTSFAVWAPSATGVSVIGDFCAWNPNQYPMRTLGSSGIWEIFIPGLDVGTEYKFAIHDADGNRRDKADPLARATLAPPETVSVVEKSTYEWQDTEWMAKRDRIDATNRPMSIYEVHLGSWKIGMGYRELREELVDYVVEQGFTHVELMPVAEHPFGGSWGYQVSGYYAPTARWGSPDDLRALIDAFHARGVGVLVDWVPGHFPKDEWALARFDGSALYEHPDWRRGEQKDWGTLVFNFGRNEVRNFLVANALYWIEEFHIDGLRVDAVASMIYLDYSREEGEWEPNQYGGREYLEAVSFLQEMNATVHRAHPGVITVAEESTSWPGVTADTSDNGLGFSMKWNMGWMNDTLEYFKLDPVHRSYHHNDITFSLVYAFSERYVLPFSHDEVVHGKGSLWGRMPGDDWNKAAGLRTLYGYMFSHPGKKLLFMGQEFGQTTEWDEAHSVNWGNLEGWGQDFHQGIQRLVRDANRVYAATPALYEQDNTPMGFQWVKGDAAGENVLAYLRWGADGSAVLAVINLSGGTHTNFTVGLPRGGDWELLLNTDDSVYEGAGADLPSVVTADDREWDAQPHSLTLTLPAMSVQWYRAK from the coding sequence ATGACTGCCACATCCGCAGACAGCACGAATGAACTCCTCATCCCGGAAGGGGACCTCCAGCGCCTGCTGATCTGCCAGCACCACGCCCCGCACGATTTCTACGGCTGGCATCCACTTCCTTCCGGCGGCTCCGTGATCCGCACCCGGCAGCTGGGCGCGGTCAACGTCGAGATCCTCATCCACAACGAGTCCTGTCCCATGGAGCACATCGGCGACGACATCTGGGCCATCCGTCTCAAGGACAAACTCGCCCCGGATTACCGTTTCGCGGTTACCTACCCGGAGGCGAAGATGGATCTGGTCGCCGACCCCTACCACTTCCTGCCGACGGTCACGGACTTCGATCTGCACCTGATCGGGGAAGGCCGCCACGAACGCCTCTGGGAGGCCCTCGGCGCCCACGTGCACTCCTACGAAACCTCCCTCGGTGAAGTCGCCGGCACCTCCTTCGCCGTGTGGGCCCCGTCGGCCACCGGCGTGTCCGTCATCGGCGACTTCTGCGCCTGGAACCCCAACCAGTACCCGATGCGCACCCTCGGCTCCTCCGGCATCTGGGAGATCTTCATCCCCGGCCTGGACGTCGGCACCGAGTACAAGTTCGCCATCCACGACGCGGACGGCAACCGCCGCGACAAGGCCGACCCGCTGGCCCGTGCCACCCTCGCTCCGCCGGAGACCGTCTCCGTGGTCGAAAAATCCACCTACGAGTGGCAGGACACGGAGTGGATGGCCAAGCGCGACCGCATCGACGCGACCAACCGCCCGATGAGCATCTACGAGGTCCACCTCGGCTCCTGGAAAATCGGCATGGGTTACCGGGAGCTGCGCGAAGAGCTCGTGGACTACGTCGTCGAACAGGGCTTCACCCACGTCGAGCTCATGCCCGTCGCCGAGCACCCCTTCGGCGGCTCCTGGGGCTATCAGGTCTCCGGCTACTACGCCCCCACCGCCCGATGGGGCTCCCCCGACGACCTGCGCGCGCTCATCGACGCGTTCCACGCCCGCGGCGTCGGCGTGCTCGTGGATTGGGTTCCGGGCCACTTCCCCAAGGACGAGTGGGCGCTGGCCCGCTTCGACGGCAGCGCCCTGTACGAGCACCCGGACTGGCGTCGCGGTGAGCAGAAGGACTGGGGCACCCTGGTGTTCAACTTCGGCCGCAACGAGGTCCGCAACTTCCTCGTGGCCAACGCCTTGTACTGGATCGAGGAGTTCCACATCGACGGGCTGCGTGTCGACGCCGTCGCCTCGATGATCTACCTCGACTACTCCCGCGAAGAAGGCGAATGGGAGCCGAACCAGTACGGCGGCCGCGAGTACCTCGAGGCCGTGTCCTTCCTGCAGGAGATGAACGCGACCGTGCACCGCGCCCACCCGGGCGTGATCACCGTGGCCGAAGAATCCACCTCTTGGCCGGGCGTCACGGCGGACACCTCCGACAACGGCCTCGGCTTTTCGATGAAGTGGAACATGGGCTGGATGAACGACACCCTCGAGTACTTCAAGCTCGACCCGGTGCACCGCTCCTACCACCACAACGACATCACCTTCTCCCTGGTCTATGCCTTCTCCGAGCGCTACGTCTTGCCGTTCAGCCACGACGAGGTCGTCCACGGCAAGGGCTCGCTGTGGGGCCGGATGCCGGGCGACGACTGGAACAAGGCCGCCGGCCTGCGCACCCTATACGGCTACATGTTCTCCCACCCGGGCAAAAAGCTGCTGTTCATGGGGCAGGAATTCGGCCAGACCACCGAATGGGACGAGGCCCACTCCGTCAACTGGGGCAACCTCGAAGGCTGGGGGCAGGACTTCCACCAGGGCATCCAGCGGCTGGTGCGCGACGCCAACCGCGTCTACGCCGCCACCCCGGCGCTCTACGAGCAGGACAACACCCCGATGGGCTTCCAGTGGGTCAAGGGCGACGCCGCCGGCGAAAACGTCCTGGCCTACCTCCGGTGGGGCGCTGACGGCTCCGCGGTCCTGGCCGTGATCAACCTCTCCGGCGGCACCCACACCAACTTCACCGTGGGTCTGCCGCGCGGCGGCGACTGGGAGCTGCTGCTCAACACCGACGACTCGGTCTACGAGGGGGCGGGCGCCGACCTACCGTCCGTGGTCACGGCCGACGACCGCGAGTGGGACGCCCAGCCGCACTCGCTGACGCTGACCCTGCCGGCGATGAGCGTGCAGTGGTACCGCGCCAAGTAA
- a CDS encoding ABC transporter ATP-binding protein, which yields MTYESADAPTNPDLLIDFRDVSFIRGGRELIKDIDWHVELDERWVIIGPNGAGKTTLVRMAGAEEFPSKGVAYVLGERIGKTDMRDLRAMIGVSTSALANRIPADEKVGDLVISAGYAVLGRWMEEYDDMDLEQATETLEQVGAMHLIDRTWGTLSEGERKRVLIARAIMINPELLILDEPGAGMDLGGREDLVAYLGDLALDPDAPATVMITHHVEEIPYGFTHAMLLDEGEVVAQGLLEDVLTSENLSRTFHQPIQLDRIDGRYFARRLRAGGAHRK from the coding sequence GTGACTTACGAATCCGCTGACGCCCCCACCAACCCGGACCTGCTCATCGACTTCCGCGACGTTTCCTTCATCCGCGGCGGCCGGGAGCTGATCAAGGACATCGACTGGCACGTGGAACTCGACGAACGATGGGTGATCATCGGCCCCAACGGCGCCGGCAAAACCACCCTCGTCCGGATGGCCGGCGCGGAAGAGTTCCCCTCCAAGGGGGTGGCCTACGTGCTCGGCGAGCGCATCGGCAAGACCGACATGCGTGACCTGCGTGCCATGATCGGCGTGTCCACCTCCGCGCTGGCTAACCGCATCCCCGCGGACGAGAAAGTCGGCGATCTGGTCATCTCCGCCGGGTACGCCGTCTTAGGCCGCTGGATGGAGGAATACGACGACATGGATCTGGAACAGGCGACGGAAACCCTGGAACAGGTCGGCGCCATGCACCTGATCGACCGCACGTGGGGCACGCTGTCCGAAGGCGAGCGCAAGCGCGTGCTGATCGCGCGCGCCATCATGATCAACCCGGAACTTCTCATCCTCGACGAACCCGGCGCGGGCATGGACCTCGGCGGGCGCGAAGACCTGGTGGCCTACCTGGGGGACCTGGCCCTGGACCCGGATGCGCCCGCCACGGTGATGATCACCCACCATGTGGAGGAGATCCCGTACGGCTTCACGCACGCCATGCTGCTCGACGAGGGCGAGGTCGTCGCGCAGGGGCTGCTGGAGGATGTGCTCACGAGCGAGAACCTTTCCCGGACGTTCCACCAGCCGATCCAGCTCGACCGCATCGACGGCCGGTACTTCGCCCGTCGTCTCCGGGCCGGCGGCGCGCACCGCAAGTAG
- a CDS encoding tetratricopeptide repeat protein, with amino-acid sequence MTDPNRFAGGVVDLGEVKARAEARAQRQAAAGPGGADTESAGAEAVAAFFTVTEENFETEVLRRSIQVPVIVLVGSGRSDVSEELKADLRELAEAGGLQFLVGYVDADATPQIAQALGVRNLPTVLAIGAGRPLANFEGGQPRESLRQWVDAVIEAVGGQLQGLPPGTVQAGAEAAEQDAEPAEDPRLTQATEALNAGDFDAAIAVYDEMLAENPADAEIKQARGTVELLKRLDPANRSTDALQDAEDDPDNVDKQLAGADAEVVAGAPEQAFERLLATMKRTTGDDKARVKDRLLELFALFEPADPRVREARTKLASALF; translated from the coding sequence ATGACTGACCCGAACCGTTTCGCCGGTGGCGTGGTGGACCTGGGTGAAGTGAAGGCACGGGCAGAGGCCCGCGCGCAGCGGCAGGCCGCCGCCGGGCCCGGTGGTGCCGACACAGAGTCGGCCGGGGCGGAGGCCGTGGCCGCGTTTTTCACCGTCACAGAAGAAAATTTCGAGACCGAGGTGCTGCGCCGCTCCATTCAGGTACCCGTGATCGTGCTGGTCGGCTCCGGGCGTTCCGACGTCAGCGAGGAGCTGAAAGCTGATCTGCGGGAGCTGGCGGAGGCCGGCGGGCTGCAGTTCCTCGTCGGCTACGTCGACGCGGACGCCACCCCGCAGATCGCCCAGGCCCTGGGGGTGCGCAACCTGCCGACGGTGCTGGCCATCGGCGCGGGCCGTCCGCTGGCGAATTTCGAGGGCGGGCAACCGCGCGAGAGCCTGCGGCAGTGGGTGGACGCCGTCATCGAGGCCGTCGGCGGACAGCTGCAGGGGCTGCCGCCGGGCACCGTGCAGGCGGGGGCGGAAGCCGCCGAGCAGGACGCCGAGCCAGCGGAGGATCCTCGTCTGACGCAGGCCACCGAAGCGTTGAACGCCGGTGACTTCGACGCCGCGATCGCGGTATACGACGAGATGTTGGCGGAAAATCCCGCCGACGCCGAGATCAAGCAGGCCCGCGGCACAGTGGAGTTGCTCAAGCGACTGGATCCCGCCAACCGCAGCACGGATGCGCTGCAGGACGCGGAGGATGATCCCGACAACGTGGACAAGCAGTTGGCCGGGGCGGACGCGGAGGTCGTGGCCGGGGCGCCTGAGCAGGCTTTCGAGCGGCTCTTGGCGACGATGAAGCGCACCACCGGGGACGACAAGGCCCGGGTCAAGGACCGGTTGCTGGAACTGTTCGCTCTCTTTGAGCCGGCTGATCCCCGGGTCCGGGAGGCCCGCACCAAGTTGGCGTCCGCGCTCTTTTAG
- a CDS encoding NUDIX hydrolase, with the protein MSATTGAFSSDDADRIDPTDASGYNGGRLAATVILLRDGDHGLEVWVQERVDTMRNYAGMTVFPGGGVDTRDFPPRSWDSGDLWTGPSVVSVARTMGTTKYKAHALVFAAVRELFEETGTLLAVREDGSPVTDARPYSEARAGLVSHELSLTDVLRRHGLKVRSDLLRPWARWVGASDAGKWFDNHSFVAVAPAGQEPDADTTEADDANWFPPRLLLEGWRMGLVRFVIPTWAQLNELTQFHTTAQVVEAAARADLNPVVGDPVDDRRYHEFFTSTPIDRIGFTRGPHH; encoded by the coding sequence ATGTCAGCGACGACTGGGGCATTTTCGTCGGACGACGCCGATCGCATCGACCCCACCGACGCCTCCGGTTATAACGGCGGTCGCCTGGCGGCGACCGTCATTCTCTTGCGCGACGGCGACCACGGTCTAGAGGTGTGGGTCCAGGAGCGGGTGGACACGATGCGCAATTACGCCGGCATGACGGTGTTTCCGGGCGGGGGAGTCGACACCCGGGATTTCCCGCCGCGTTCCTGGGACTCCGGCGATTTATGGACCGGGCCGTCGGTGGTGTCGGTGGCGCGCACGATGGGAACGACGAAGTATAAGGCGCACGCCCTGGTGTTCGCGGCGGTGCGTGAGCTGTTCGAGGAAACCGGCACGCTCTTGGCGGTGCGCGAGGACGGCAGCCCGGTCACCGACGCCCGCCCGTACAGTGAGGCGCGCGCCGGGTTGGTGTCGCACGAGCTGTCGTTGACGGACGTGCTGCGCCGGCACGGGCTCAAGGTCCGGTCGGACCTGTTGCGCCCCTGGGCCCGGTGGGTCGGCGCCTCGGACGCGGGCAAGTGGTTCGACAACCACTCTTTCGTCGCGGTCGCGCCCGCCGGGCAGGAACCGGACGCGGACACCACGGAGGCGGACGACGCCAACTGGTTCCCGCCCCGGTTGCTGCTGGAGGGCTGGCGGATGGGCCTGGTGCGCTTCGTGATCCCCACGTGGGCGCAGCTCAACGAGCTGACGCAGTTCCACACCACCGCGCAGGTGGTGGAGGCCGCCGCCCGAGCCGACCTCAACCCGGTGGTCGGCGATCCGGTCGATGACCGGCGCTACCATGAGTTTTTCACTTCCACCCCCATAGATCGGATCGGTTTCACCCGTGGCCCTCACCACTGA